Part of the Haloarcula laminariae genome is shown below.
CGGCGTGTTCGCGGCCGACGCCGCCGGCCTCTTTACCCCCTCGGTGGGCGAGATAAACGTAACGAGCCCGCCGGTGAACTTCGACCTCGACGGGGCGCTCGCCGATATCGAGACGATTCGGGAGCTCGACCCGTCGACGCTGCTGTACGGCCACTTCGGGGCCGAGCGGACGGGCGACCGGCTCGACGAGTACGCCGAGAAGCTGGACGCGTGGGTCAGTGCCGTCCGCGAGAAACGCGCCGAACTCGGCGACGACGCGGCGGTCGTCGACCACTTCATCGAGACCCTGGAGATGCCCGCCGTCTGGGGCGACCACAAGGCCCGCGAGGAAATCGCGTTGAACGTCCGCGGCGTGCTCGTGATGCTCGACCGCGCGGAGTGACCGCCGGCCCCTGATTCGTCCTGGCGGTTTCTGCGACACTGACGTGGGCGACCGTGGGATACTCCCAGCACGAGCCCTGTCGCTGGGTTTCGGGTTACCGGAAGTGAGTGCGTTTATAAGTTCCGCTGCCGTTGGGCCGAACAGATGGAGGACAGTAGTGGCTGGTAGTTCCGGACTCCTGATTCCGCTGGTAGCCGGCATCATCGGCCTGGGCGTGGTGGCGCAGGTGCTGGCCGCACGCCTGCAGGTGCCGAGCATCATCTTCTACCTGCTGGTCGGTGTCACTATCGGGCAGCCGGGTCTGGGTATCATCGGTCGGGGCACCTTCGGCAACGCCTTGCCAGGTATCGTCGGGCTGGCGGTCGCTATCATCGTCTTCGAGGGGGCCTACCACCTCCGCTTCGAGCGGATTCGTGAGGCCCCGGCGGCGACCTTTCGGCTGGTGACGCTGGGCGCGGCCATCGCGCTCGTCGGCACCGCGGTCGCCGTCTACTTCGCCTTCGACTCCCCCGCGGTCACCTGGGAACTGGCCTTCCTCATCGGCGCCCTGCTGGTCGCGACGGGGCCGACGGTCATCACGCCAATCCTGCAGGTCGTCCCGGTGCGGGACCGCGTGGCGACGGCGCTGGAGACCGAGGGTATCGTCAACGACGTGACCGCCGCCATCATCGCCGTCGTCGTCTTCGAGACTATCAACCCCGCCACCGAGAGCGACGGCCTCCTGCTCGCCTTTACCGAACGGCTGGGGACCGGGCTGCTCATCGGTCTCATCGTCGCCGGCGTCCTCTACTACGCGCTGCAGTACGTCGACCTCTCGCCGGGCGACGCGCCCCGCAACGCCCGCTTGCTGACGCTCGCCGGCGCGCTCATCGCCTACGCCGCCGCAAACACCCTGGCGACCGAGGCGGGCGTCGCGGCGGTCGCGACCGCCGGCATCGCCCTCGGCAACACCGACCACCCCTACGAGGCCGACATCGAGTCGTTCAAGGGCGACATCACGCTGCTTGTCCTCTCTTTCGTCTTCATCGCGCTGGCGGCCCAGCTCAGCCTCCAGTCGCTCATCGACGTGGGGCTTGCGGGTATCATCGTCGTCGTCGCGGTGGCGCTGGTGATACGCCCGCTGCTCGTCTTCGTCTCGACCGTCGGTGACCGCTTTACCCGCCCGGAGAAGCTGTTCATCAGCTTCGTCGGGCCGCGGGGTATCATCCCCGCGTCGGTCGCGACGCTGTTCGCCGTGGAGCTGAACGACGAGGCCGCCGTGCTTCGCGAGGAGGCGGCGGAACTGAGCGGTGCGGAGGCGGCGCGGCTCACGGCCGAGGCCAGCACGCTGTCGAGCCAGGCGGATATCCTGCTCGGGACCGTCTTCCTGGTCATCTTCGCGACGGCGATGCTGGAGGGCGGGCTGGCGCGGACGATCGCGGAAAAACTGGATGTAATACCAATGCGAGTCATCATCGTCGGCGGCGGAAAGGTGGGCCGGTCGCTCGCCACGCGCCTCGAAGACCGGGGCGAAAACGTCGTCATCATCGAGGAGGACGAACAGGCAGTCGAACGCGCCCGCAACGAGGGGTTCGCCGTCGAAATCGGCGACGGCACGGACACCGACGTCCTCCGCTCGGCCGGGGCGGAAAACGCAAAGACAGTCGTGGCCGCGACCGGCGACGACGACGCGAACCTGCTGGTCTCGCAGCTGGCCAGCTCGAAGTTCGACGTCGAGCGGATCATCGCCCGCGCGAACAACCCGGACAACGTCGAGGCCTTCGAGGACCTCGGCGTCCGTACCATCTCCTCCGCCATGGCGACGGCGTGGGCCATCGACAACCAGATCGAACGCCCCGCCATCGCCCAGTGGATGACCGACGTCGGACGCACCGGCGACG
Proteins encoded:
- a CDS encoding cation:proton antiporter, with product MAGSSGLLIPLVAGIIGLGVVAQVLAARLQVPSIIFYLLVGVTIGQPGLGIIGRGTFGNALPGIVGLAVAIIVFEGAYHLRFERIREAPAATFRLVTLGAAIALVGTAVAVYFAFDSPAVTWELAFLIGALLVATGPTVITPILQVVPVRDRVATALETEGIVNDVTAAIIAVVVFETINPATESDGLLLAFTERLGTGLLIGLIVAGVLYYALQYVDLSPGDAPRNARLLTLAGALIAYAAANTLATEAGVAAVATAGIALGNTDHPYEADIESFKGDITLLVLSFVFIALAAQLSLQSLIDVGLAGIIVVVAVALVIRPLLVFVSTVGDRFTRPEKLFISFVGPRGIIPASVATLFAVELNDEAAVLREEAAELSGAEAARLTAEASTLSSQADILLGTVFLVIFATAMLEGGLARTIAEKLDVIPMRVIIVGGGKVGRSLATRLEDRGENVVIIEEDEQAVERARNEGFAVEIGDGTDTDVLRSAGAENAKTVVAATGDDDANLLVSQLASSKFDVERIIARANNPDNVEAFEDLGVRTISSAMATAWAIDNQIERPAIAQWMTDVGRTGDVQEVEVKNPDLLGKPVREVGPMLPEACLIALVSGDDHEEAEVPTADYVLQEGDMVTLLGRRESVRDGMTLVSQT